In the Syntrophus aciditrophicus SB genome, GATGTCATAATCCATGTTTTCATCCCGAGAGATTCCGCCTTCATCTTCGCTTTTTTCAGGGCCTTTCGATTGCTGCCGATCACGAAATGGTCGATGCGGGGGTTCTCCTCCTTCGGCGTTTCTTCCTGTTCCCCGGCTCGCGTCCTTTCCATCAGGTTCCGAACGACCGGGGGCAGCTTTTCCCATAGACCATACCGGGACAGGATTTCGCAGACATCCCTGCCGGAGGATCGGTCTTTATAAAGCGGGGCGGAACCGATGGTCTCCAGGTCGTCCCCGATGACGTCGGAGATGACCAGAACGACCCCCCGCGCCTTTGTCATTCTCCCCAGCCGTCCGCCCTTGATCAGGGACAGATGCTTTCTTACCGCGTTCATCCCGTCGACCGGCACGCCCGCCCGAAGAAGCAATTTCGACGTTTCCTGAAGATCGGCTATACTCAACGGGGGAAGCGGCTTCTCGATCAGGGCGGAAGTCCCGCCGGAAAGAAGGTAGATAAAAAAGTCGTCCTCCGACAGCCCGGCAAGGCCCTTAATAATCATTTCCGCGGCGGCGGCGCTTCGGGAGTCGGGAATTGGATGAGAACCCACAACGACGCGAATCCGATCCAGTTGCCCCTCGACGTTGGATACCACCACCCCGCCGGCAATCCGGTCTCCCAGGGCTTCCACCGCCGCTTTTGCGGAGCCGACGGAAGCCTTGCCGCTTCCAAAGACGAAAAGATTCCGCATGCCTGCGAGAGGATATCCGCGGTTCGCAACAATCAGCTCGTCTCCCAGAATGGCCAGGTTTTCCCGAATAAGGCTCTCCGGGAGCACCGCTCTCAGCGCCTCGGAAAAGATCTCAGATGCGGTCTGTCTGAAAAAGTTCATCGAGAATTCTCCTCATTGCCTCGTTCCATCCCCGACAGCCGGATTCCCTGGCCTTCACGAGTCCAGGCAGGGAAACGTCCAGAAAACCCCGTTCCGCATGGGGGATGAGAACGGGAATGTCCACAGTCTGCAGCAGAGGCAGATCGTTCTCACTGTCGCCGATCCCGATGGCGATGTGCCCGCCGCCATCGTTGCGCCGATAGATGTCCCGAACGCCGCGCACGGCAGCCCCCTTGTCCTGCCCGGCGCCGATGAGGTGATAAAACCTTCCGCCGCGGACAATTTTCATCCCCTTCTGCTTCACCAGACCCTCCAGCGCAGGAAGATCCTCGACGGATTCCAGCAGAAAGGGTTCCGAGAATTCCCGGACCTTCGCCCGCCGCGCCTCGGCAGTGGAGAGCCCCGTCAGCCAGGCGACCTCTTCAGGAGAAAGATCGCCGTAGCCGGTGATTTTGAAGCGGCTCTTCATCGTCACGAAGACGCCGCGAATCCGATCATAGGGAACCCCCAGGGCCAGAACGACAAAATCCCCGTCCTTCAGGCATTCCCCGGAAAAAGAGAAGCCACGGTAATTCCCCGGAAAGAAGATTCCCCCGCCGTTCTCCACAATAAACGGCTCCCGTATCCTCATCGCATCCTGAAGACGCTCCACCTCGCTGCGCGTCTTGCTGGTCACAAAAATCAGGGGAATACGCGCCTCCCGGAGCCTGTCCAGCGAAGGCCGGGCTCCTTCGAAGGAGTAGTCGTCGTGATTCAGCAGGCTGCCATCCAGATCCGTAAAGATGATGATTTTCATACCGTCACGATCCACTTTCCGGCGCAGGGGTAAGAACAATTTTTACCGCAGGCCTTCCGGCTGCTTTCGCCGCGATGTTTTTTCTTATCTGCGAAGGGGCGACACGGCATTCCGTGCTCAGGAAGGCTGCAAGAGCCGCGGCCCGTTCGTTGGCTAAACGGATCCGTTCCTTGTATGGAATGTTCGCTTCCGCGATCGTTTCCAGCACGACATGAATCCGGTCATTGCGCCCGAAGGCATCCTTCAGGGGTTCCAGTTCTTTTTTCATTGACTCCGTCAAGTTTACAGACTTTGCATCAAAAAAAAGAACAGGGACAAAGGGAACCGTTTCCACGCTGAGGCGAACCGGCGTATTCAGCGAGGAACTGAAAAATTTTTCGAGCCACGTCAATTCCTCATTCGACAAGGGGGAATCCCGTCTGATCTTCAACCTGAGCAGCACCGAGGAGTTCTTATCCTGAAAGGCCACGGAGAAATCCGTAATTTTAGACGGCGAAAGAAGGTCTTCCGCCCTGGCGGACGCCTGACGGATCACTGGAAGAATGCTGTTCCGCGCTTCCCGAAGGATTTCCGCTGACGGCTTTGGAGGAACCATCACAGTTCTGGTTTGCACTTCCGGCGGAATCAATCCCTTGGGCATCACCTTGACCTGCTCGACATGAAGCAGGGCCTTTCGTTTCAGGATGTTGCCAATATTCCTTTCAGCCTGTTCCAGTTCGTTTTCCTTCATATAATCGACCGTATTGACGACGGCTTCGATTTCCAGCCGGCGTTCCTCCCCTTCGAAAAATTGGAACGTGACGAGTCGAGAACGTTTTTCCCGGTTGAATTCCTGCTTTAACGAGTTTTCAATATTCTTTTTCAACTTGATCTCGGACACGCCTTTGGAGAGGGTATAAACCAGCGGAGCGGAAATCAGCAGAAGAACGGAGGAAAGCAGAACAAGACGGCGCTTCAATTTTCTGGCGTCTTCATCGTCTTTCAGACCGGGACGAAACCCGTAGAGATAAAAAACAAGGCAGGTCGAGAGAACAATGGCGACGAAATTGGTAAAAAAGAGAAAAAAGGCGCCTGAGGCAATCGCGAAGTATCCGTTCCCAATGCCGAACCCCGTCACGCTCAGAGGAGGAATGACGGCGGTGGCGATGGCCACTCCGGGAACGATCGTCAGATAGTTCTTCTTCGTGCAGATGGCAGCGGCTCCTGCCGTTCCGGAAAGAAAGGCGATCAGCAGATCGAAGATGTTTGGCGTCGTTCGGACGCTGATTTCCCGGGTAACTTCATCGAGGGGGGATAGATAGGAAGCCAGGGCGGCGACAAAGACCGTTAAAAGTACACTGATGATGATCTTTCGAAGAGATTTCTCCCAGACGAAAGAATCCCCCGTGATGAAAGCGAAACCAAAGCTCAGAATTGGACCCATGAGCGGCGAAATCAGCATGGCGCCGATAATGACGGGGGCGCTGTTGACCAGGAGACCGCTGAGGGCGATGAGGTTGGCCAGCGTGAGGATCGTAAAAAACCCGACCGAGATCTCCACTTCGCCGTAAATGTTTTTCGTGATCTCCTGTTGATTGACAGCGGGGACCATGCCGCGCAGCCGGCGGTTGATTCGATATTCCATTCTTTTCAACAGATTGCCGTCCATGGAAACCTTCCTCAGTTCCGGTTGGTATAGCGCTTCTCAACACCTACAATCAGCATGACCAGAATCGATACGGCCAGGATTCGGATCCAGGACCCGATACCGATGGGTGCACTCTGGAAAGCGGTGTTCATAACCGGCACATACGTGAACAGGATCTGCAGAACCACCATGACGGCGCATCCGCCGAATATCCAGGGATTGGAAAAGAATCCGATTTTAAAGACGGATTTCGTCAGCGACCGGCAGTTGAAAAGATAAAAGAGTTCCACCATCACGAACAGATTGACGGCCACTGTCCGCGCCTCCGTGATTTCCGCTCCTGAGGCCAGTTCCCATTTGAAGAGTCCGAAGGCTCCAAGAACCATCAGACCTCCCACCATCAGCATCCTCCGTATAAGCATCGGGGTTAAGATGGGCTCCGCAGGCAGCCGGGGAGGACGATCCATGATGTCCCACTCCTTTGGCTCGAAGACGAGCATCAGGCCGAGCAGGACGGCCGTGGTCATATTGATCCAAAGAATCTGAACCGCGAGGATGGGCAGCAAGGTCCCCAGAAACACAGCCGCCAGGATCACCAGTCCTTCACCGATGTTGGTGGGCAGGGTCCAGACGATGAACTTGGTGAGGTTGTCAAACGTCCCGCGGCCCTCCTCCACAGCGGCCTCGATGGAAGCGAAGTTGTCATCCGTGAGCACCATATCTGCGGCCTCCTTGGCGACATCGGTGCCGGTGATTCCCATGGCGACGCCGATGTCGGCACGCTTCAGCGCAGGAGCGTCGTTGACCCCGTCGCCGGTCATGGCCACGATATGACCATTGGCCTGAAGGGCCTCCACAAGGCGGAGTTTCTGCTCAGGGGCAACCCGGGCATAGACGGATACATCTTCAACGGTTTCAAGCAGTTCCGTATCGCTCATATCCGCCAGTTCCCGACCTGTAACCACCTTCTCCGCGTGAGCGAGGCCGATCTGACCGGCGATGGCCGAGGCCGTGAGTGCGTGGTCGCCGGTAATCATCTTGACGCGTATTCCGGCGCTGTGACAGTTTCTGACCGCTTCCACCGCTTCTGCCCGCGGCGGATCGATCATGCCCTGCAGGCCCAGAAAAATCATGCCCTCAGCCACATCCTCATGGAAGATTTTCTGTTTTTCTTCCGGAAGCTCCATCCGGGCAAAGGCCAGGACGCGCAAGCCTCTGGCAGCCATGGCTTCCACGGCGTCCAGGATCGCCCCCGTATCGAGATTCGCCGGTTCCCCATCTGATGAAAGAACTCTCCGACACCTCTCCAGCATGGCTTCAACCGAACCTTTTGCATACACGACATGCCCCCCTTCCGGAGCGGCATGGAGGGTAGCCATGTACTGGTGCTCGGACTCGAACGGGATGCTATCGAGGCGCGGCCATTTTTCGTTTATCTCCCGGTCGGAGAGACCACCTTTGGCGGCCGCCGCCAGCAGAGCGCCCTCGGTGGGGTCGCCCTGAACGGTCCAGCGTTCCTCCTTTTCGACAACCAGGCTGTCGTTGCACAACAGGCCGCACCGGAGGCATTCCGTAAGTGCCACAGGAAAATCACCAGGAACTTCTCCGGCAGACGTCAGGATTTTGCCGGCAGGTTCGTAGCCCCCGCCGGTTACTTTGAATAAGGCCGAACCCGCCATAATCTCCTGGACGGTCATCTGGTTTTCCGTGAGCGTCCCCGTCTTGTCCGAACAGATGACCGTTGTGCTGCCCAGTGTCTCAACCGCGGGAAGCTTGCGGATAATTGCCTGCTTGCGGGCCATCCTCGCCACACCGATGGCCAGCGTAATGGTCATGGCGGCGGGCAGTCCCTCGGGAATGGCGCTTACAGCCAGGGCCACGGCCGCCATGAACATGTCGAGGGCGCTCTGCCCCCGAAAAACCCCAACACCAAATGTAACCGCTGCCAGAGCGAGGATGACATAGAGGAGAACCTTGCTGAACCGGGCAATCTTCCGAAGCAGAGGCGTCTCCAGCTCCTCCGTGGTGGCGAGAAGCTCGGAAATCCGGCCCACTTCCGTGGCATCTCCAATTGCGACCACAATGCCAACCGCCTGCCCGTAGGTAACCAGGGAAGACCCATAGACCATATTTCTCCTGTCCGCCAGAATCGTATCATGGGGAAGGATCTTATCGCATTTTTCCACGGCCACGGACTCTCCCGTAAGCGCCGATTCATCGACATGGAGATCCCGAACCGAGATCAGACGCATATCGGCGGGAACCTTATCGCCGGACTGAAGAAGAACGATATCGCCGGGCGCCACTTCAGCCGAAGAAATCCGCCGCTTCTCACCCGAACGCAGGACCGTGGCCTCAGTAACCATCGTCCTGGCAAGTGCCTCCATGGCCTTGACGGCCTTGGACTCCTGGAGAAAACCGATTATGGAATTGACGAGAACCACCCCGAAGATGACCCCGGCATCGACCCATTCCTGAAGCAGAAGGGTGATCACGGTGGCAGCCAGGAGGATATAGACCAGAGGCTGGTGAAACTGGAGGAGGAAACGAAGCAGCGGGCCCTTCCCCTTCTTCGTCGTCAGAACATTGTAGCCGAATTGTTCACGCCGGTGATCGACCTCGAAGAGATCAAGTCCCTGATCCTTATTGCCGTCCAGAAGATCGATCACTTCCTCGGCCGGAAGGTAGTGCCAGTGGCGCCCGATCAGATTGTCCATAGTTCTGCGCTCCTTTCAACTCTTAAGAGGTTGGGAAAACAGGATGTTCAGAACTCTTTTTATTATAACACGATATGAAGTTTGAAAAATTGACTTGTCGTTAAAAAACCGGCTACACTGAACCCTGATTATGATAATGGCATAGAATGTGATGAAGGTATTTGAATATTAATCTTTATATTACAGAATATGGTTTTGTAAATCAACTTCTCTATATGCCTCCCGGCCGTTTCCGTCGTTTAACGGGCGGTTTCCCTCGGCGTTGAAATCGAAAGAAAACAATCTCTCTTCCGTCCCTTCGTGTCCCTCTTTTCTTTCATCCCGAAAGCGTCGCTTCTTCTCCATCTACAGAATAATCTATCGAATATCTTATCTTTTTCTGTTTTTTCTTGACATGGCCCTTGAAATCTTTATTTTCCTACAAGAATTATTCTAACATGAAATGTTTCTACTGAAATGATCCATCATTAAACTTGGGAGGGAAAACGCCTGCAAATATCGAATATCAAGTTATGCGCGCTTTGCGTTCTGTCGTCCGGACAGTGGACTTTAAGCAATTCCACAAAATACATGTTCCCCCGCCAACAAAGTCATCGTTCGTAAAGCGCGAACATCCCGAAAAGAAAGGATTCCGTATGCTGACTCAATCCCAGCACAAAATACTCAATGAAATCGATGGAAGTTCGGTCCGCAACTGGAAGGATTGGAAGTGGCAGTTGAGACACTGCATAAAAGATCTGGACACGTTCGAGACACTTCTTGACATCCGCTTGCCGGAAACCCTGCGCCGGCAGTTCAAATTGATCGTCGAAAAATTTCCCATGTCGATAACGCCTTATTATCTCTCCCTGATTGACACGGAAGATCTGGAAAATGATCCGGTTTTCAAACAAAGCTTCCCTGCAATCAACGAATTGGATGTTCAGTCAACGGACATGTCGGATCCTCTGCATGAGGATCGGGACAGCCCGGTACCGGGTTTGACACACAGGTATCCGGACCGTGTTTTGCTGCTGATCAGTAACACTTGTGCCATGTATTGCCGTCACTGCACAAGAAAGCGCCGCGTGGGCGATCGGGATACAATTCCCAGCCGTGAGCAGATCATGAAGGGAATCGAATACATTAGAGACACACCGCAGGTCAGGGATGTCCTTTTAAGCGGTGGTGATCCCTTTCTCCTGTCGACGGATTACCTTGACTGGATTCTCATCGAATTGAAGAAGATCGAGCACGTCGAAGTCATAAGGATCGGAACACGTACGCCTGCCGTACTTCCCTATAGAATTACCGATGAACTGGTTGAAATGCTGAAAAAACATCATCCTCTCTGGATAAACACCCATTTCAACCACCCCAGGGAATTAACGGCCTCTTCAAGAGCCGCCCTCAGAAAACTTGCAGATGCCGGGATACCCCTCGGCAATCAATCGGTTCTGTTGTCTGGGGTCAATGACTGTCCCCGGATCATGCGTTCCCTGGTCCATAAACTCGTCGCTAATCGTGTCCGGCCTTACTATCTCTATCAATGCGATCTGTCCGAAGGGCTCAGTCATTTTCGAACTCCCGTAGGAAAGGGAATTGAAATTCTCGAAAGCCTGATAGGCCACACAAGCGGCTTCTGCGTTCCGACCTATGTGATCGATGCCCCGGCCGGTGGAGGAAAAATTCCGGTCATGCCGAACTATCTCATCTCCTGGTCCACAAACAAGGTGGTTTTACGGAATTATGAAGGAGTCATAACCACTTACAAGGAACCCGATTCTTACGAACCCACTTTCTGCGACCGGAACTGCAAGGACTGCAACCTCCAGCTCTCACTCGAAGACGCGGGTGAATTCCGTGCCGTAGGCATAGAAAAACTGCTGGCCGACTACGACGACACCATTGCCCTGGTTCCCAGGAATAACGATCGCCACAGGAGAAGAGGATGAACTCCTTCGTAAAAAATTCTCTGCCGGACCGGATAGAAAAGCTTCCCTGCGGCTCAGTCATCCAGCATGGTCCATACAATGAGCGGATATACCTGCTGAAAGTGGGAGGCGACGCCACAGGGCTTCTCCCTTTCGTTCTGGTTGCAATGGCAAAGGGATACGGTTATTCGAAGATATTTGTCAAAGTTCCCACAGGCTTCTCAAAAAAGTTTTCCCGGGCGGGCTATGTCGAGGAGGCCTCCATCCCCGGATTGTACAACGGCTCAAATACAGGAACGTTCATGGGGTATTATCTGAAAGAGCAGCGTGCCTCCGAACGGGAAGCGGCAACTCTGGATGCAATTCTTCATCTTGCAATCAGCAGATCCGAATCACCTGTGACGCCACTGGATGCAAAACGGTTCATAATCCGCAGCTGCACGGAAAGCGATATCGATCAAATGGCTGCCATCTATCGGACTGTTTTTCCCACCTATCCGTTTCCGATTCATGACCCCGCGTATCTGCTCGATACGATGCGGAGCCACGTCGCTTATTTCGGTGTCGAATCGGACGGGAAACTGGTGGCGCTCTCTTCCGCTGAAATGGACAAGTCCGCTCAAAATGTAGAAATGACTGATTTTGCGACACTTCTTCAATGGCAGAGAAGCAGTCTGAGCCTGCATCTGCTTGCCCGCATGGAAAAAGAGATGAAGCAGGAAGGAATAAAAACGGCGTATACCATTGCCCGTGCCATGTCCCCGGGAATCAACGTTACATTTTCCAGACTCGGCTATGCCTATGGAGGAAGATTAAAAAACAACACCAATATTTCCGCGCAAATCGAGAGCATGAACGTCTGGTACAAAAAACTCTCTTAGTTTTTCAATTTATTCCGTTCCATTTAACTTCGATGCAGTCTGTGGAACCTTATCCCCGCCAGAAAGAGGAAGGTTTATGTACGCAAAGGCATCTGAATTGCTAAAAAACATCCGGTTGCAGGCACTGCTGATCATCCTCAAGGCCCGAAAATTATCCGTTTGCTTCCTTCCGTTTGCCGCCTTCCTGCTCGCGTTGCCGTCCCCAAACGCGGTTGCCGATAATGCAGGTTCAATGAAGCAGTTCCAAAAATGTCTGTCACGCCTCGAAAATACGGCCATCGAAAGCGGCGTTTCTTCTCAAACCGTGAAATCGGCGCTGGAAAGTATACAGTGGCTCGAGGACGTGATCAGAGCCGATCGCAGCCAGCCCGAGTTCCATTTGACCTTCTGGCATTACCTGGAAAGTCGTGTCACCGATGCCCGCGTCGAACGCGGACGTGAAATGTACCATGCGCATTACAACCTGTTGCACAAAATTTACCTGCGCTATGGCGTACCCCCTCATTACCTTGTCGCCCTCTGGGGCATGGAAACGAACTACGGCAGCAACTTCGGTTCCGTGCCACTTATGAGCGCGCTGGCAACACTCGCATGCGGCCGGCGGCGCAGTAATATGTTCACCCGCGAGTTTATCAGCGCGTTACTCATCCAGGAAAACGGCGCGATGGATCTCGCCCGTTCAAAAGGATCGTGGGCCGGCGCGATAGGCCATATGCAGTTCCTGCCCTCAACCTGCCTCAAGCACGCCGTCGACTCCGACAAGGACGGCAGGATAGATCTGTTCGGCAGCCTGCCGGATGCGTTCGCTTCAGCAGCAAACTACTTCCATCGATCCGGCTGGAAAAAAGGAAAGCGTTGGGGCCGTGAAGTGCTGATCCCGCTCAATTTTAATTACGTGCTTGCTGGTCTCGGAACGAATAAAAGTGTGAACGAATGGCGCGCGCTCGGTTTGGTTGACGCCTCTGGTGAACCTTTGCCGGAGTCCGACATCGAGGGCTCTCTTCTGCTGCCGATGGGACATAATGGTCCGGCGTTTCTCGTCTACCGGAATTTCCACATCATCAGGAAGTGGAACGCCTCGATCAGTTTCGCGCTTGCCGTCGGTCACCTCGCCGATCGCATCGCCGGCATGGACGGGCTGACCACAAAATGTCCAGACCATCTGCGCCCCCTGTCCACAGCGGAAGTCAGAGAAATCCAGGAATGGCTGAACCGCCTGGGTTATGAGAGCGGAGAGGTGGACGGTCTCGTCGGCCGCCGGACACGAGCCGCAGCACGCGCCTTCCAGGCCGAAGCGGGGTTGCCGGCGGACGGCTATCTGACGCACGAATTGATGGAAATGTTGCAACATGCGGAAAGGAATCGGGCTTTTTAAGGACAGGACATGATTTTTCAATAAATTTTTTTAAAATTACAATGAAGGAGGCAGCAATGGACATTCAAGGCATGTTCGAACAGATTATTCAGTCACTTGGCAATTATGTCCCCAACATTCTCGGAGCATTGGCCATTCTCATCGTAGGCTGGTTGCTTGCGCTCATCGTCTCGGCTGCTGTAAGAGGGATTCTCAAGCGGACGGATTTTGACAACAGAATCGCGGGGAAAATTTTCGGGGATCAGGCTGTCAAAACGATGAATCTGGAGGTCGTTGTCGCCAAAGTATTCTACTACATCATCATGCTCTTTGTTTTGCTGGCTTTCTTCCAGACACTCAAACTGACGATTGTGACCGAACCCATCAACAATCTGCTCAATCGCTTGTTTGCCTATATCCCACAGTTCATCGGCGCGGTGGTTCTGCTGTTGATCGCCTGGATTTTAGCCAGCATGGTGCGGTTGGCATCAGTAAAAATCTTACAGACCGCGAGACTGGATGAACGCCTGGGAGCAGCGGAAGAGGGTCGCCGCTCCTTTGCAAAGACTCTGGGAGATGCTCTTTACTGGCTTATCTTTCTGTTATTCCTGCCTGCCATTCTGGACGCCTTAATGCTGTCGGGATTATTGCAGCCTGTGCAGGCAATGCTGGATAAACTGCTCGGATTTCTGCCGAACATACTTGCAGGCGCCGTTATCATACTGGTTGGCTGGTTTGCAGCCCGGCTGGTAAAGCGAATCGTAACGAACCTGCTCGCTGTCACGGGCATTGACCGGTTGAGTGAACGGCTTGGAATGGACACGGTGCTGGGCGAACAGAGGCTCTCAGGTGTCCTGGGTTGGATTGTTTACGCGCTCATCATTCTTCCCGTTGCCATTGCGGCCCTGAACGCTCTGGCACTGGATGCGCTGACCCGGCCCGCCAGCGATATGTTGAATCTTATCCTGAGTGCGATTCCCAATATCTTTGCCGCAGCGATCGTAATCATCATCGCGTACGCGGTCGGAAACATGGCCGCGACACTCATCACCAACATTCTGGTCAAGATTGGATTTAATCGAATCCTTCCGTTGATCGGCATCGGGAAAGAACCTGAAAAAGGTCAACGAACTCCCGCCCAGGTGGTCGGCACCATCGTGCTGGCAGCCGTCATGATTTTCGCAGCCATGGAGGCGGCCAATCTGCTCGGTTTTGAAATGATGGGAACGCTGGTTTCCGGCTTCCTGGTGTTCGCGGGACAGATATTACTTGGCCTGGTCATCATTGCAATAGGCATGTATGTGGCAAACCTCGTTGCTGAACTCATTCGATCCAGCGGTGTGATGCATGCCCGCTTCCTGGCTCTGGTTGCCCGCATAGCCATCCTGTTGCTGGCAGGAGCCATGGGATTGGCGCGCATGGGACTTGCGGACGAAATCATTTCGCTGGCATTTGGCTTACTGTTCGGTTCCATTATGGTGGCTGCAGCGATCGCTTTCGGAATAGGGGGACGGGATTTTGCGGCAAGGCAACTCGATTCCTGGAGCAAAGCTTTACAAAAGGAAAAGTAAACACTACGCCCTGAGGTGTCGA is a window encoding:
- a CDS encoding mechanosensitive ion channel, with the translated sequence MDIQGMFEQIIQSLGNYVPNILGALAILIVGWLLALIVSAAVRGILKRTDFDNRIAGKIFGDQAVKTMNLEVVVAKVFYYIIMLFVLLAFFQTLKLTIVTEPINNLLNRLFAYIPQFIGAVVLLLIAWILASMVRLASVKILQTARLDERLGAAEEGRRSFAKTLGDALYWLIFLLFLPAILDALMLSGLLQPVQAMLDKLLGFLPNILAGAVIILVGWFAARLVKRIVTNLLAVTGIDRLSERLGMDTVLGEQRLSGVLGWIVYALIILPVAIAALNALALDALTRPASDMLNLILSAIPNIFAAAIVIIIAYAVGNMAATLITNILVKIGFNRILPLIGIGKEPEKGQRTPAQVVGTIVLAAVMIFAAMEAANLLGFEMMGTLVSGFLVFAGQILLGLVIIAIGMYVANLVAELIRSSGVMHARFLALVARIAILLLAGAMGLARMGLADEIISLAFGLLFGSIMVAAAIAFGIGGRDFAARQLDSWSKALQKEK
- a CDS encoding glycerate kinase type-2 family protein; the protein is MNFFRQTASEIFSEALRAVLPESLIRENLAILGDELIVANRGYPLAGMRNLFVFGSGKASVGSAKAAVEALGDRIAGGVVVSNVEGQLDRIRVVVGSHPIPDSRSAAAAEMIIKGLAGLSEDDFFIYLLSGGTSALIEKPLPPLSIADLQETSKLLLRAGVPVDGMNAVRKHLSLIKGGRLGRMTKARGVVLVISDVIGDDLETIGSAPLYKDRSSGRDVCEILSRYGLWEKLPPVVRNLMERTRAGEQEETPKEENPRIDHFVIGSNRKALKKAKMKAESLGMKTWIMTSRLHGEARDVAKALIALGREIRQTRESSNLPVCLLFGGETTVTVRGNGKGGRNQELCLAALKEIGNIPGLLLLSAGTDGIDGNTEAAGALADAEISKRAGELGLSIDDFLERNDSFRFFKQTGGLIVTGPTGTNVMDIAILLIGGNGS
- a CDS encoding HAD-IIB family hydrolase; protein product: MKIIIFTDLDGSLLNHDDYSFEGARPSLDRLREARIPLIFVTSKTRSEVERLQDAMRIREPFIVENGGGIFFPGNYRGFSFSGECLKDGDFVVLALGVPYDRIRGVFVTMKSRFKITGYGDLSPEEVAWLTGLSTAEARRAKVREFSEPFLLESVEDLPALEGLVKQKGMKIVRGGRFYHLIGAGQDKGAAVRGVRDIYRRNDGGGHIAIGIGDSENDLPLLQTVDIPVLIPHAERGFLDVSLPGLVKARESGCRGWNEAMRRILDELFQTDRI
- a CDS encoding lytic murein transglycosylase, coding for MYAKASELLKNIRLQALLIILKARKLSVCFLPFAAFLLALPSPNAVADNAGSMKQFQKCLSRLENTAIESGVSSQTVKSALESIQWLEDVIRADRSQPEFHLTFWHYLESRVTDARVERGREMYHAHYNLLHKIYLRYGVPPHYLVALWGMETNYGSNFGSVPLMSALATLACGRRRSNMFTREFISALLIQENGAMDLARSKGSWAGAIGHMQFLPSTCLKHAVDSDKDGRIDLFGSLPDAFASAANYFHRSGWKKGKRWGREVLIPLNFNYVLAGLGTNKSVNEWRALGLVDASGEPLPESDIEGSLLLPMGHNGPAFLVYRNFHIIRKWNASISFALAVGHLADRIAGMDGLTTKCPDHLRPLSTAEVREIQEWLNRLGYESGEVDGLVGRRTRAAARAFQAEAGLPADGYLTHELMEMLQHAERNRAF
- a CDS encoding cation-transporting P-type ATPase — its product is MDNLIGRHWHYLPAEEVIDLLDGNKDQGLDLFEVDHRREQFGYNVLTTKKGKGPLLRFLLQFHQPLVYILLAATVITLLLQEWVDAGVIFGVVLVNSIIGFLQESKAVKAMEALARTMVTEATVLRSGEKRRISSAEVAPGDIVLLQSGDKVPADMRLISVRDLHVDESALTGESVAVEKCDKILPHDTILADRRNMVYGSSLVTYGQAVGIVVAIGDATEVGRISELLATTEELETPLLRKIARFSKVLLYVILALAAVTFGVGVFRGQSALDMFMAAVALAVSAIPEGLPAAMTITLAIGVARMARKQAIIRKLPAVETLGSTTVICSDKTGTLTENQMTVQEIMAGSALFKVTGGGYEPAGKILTSAGEVPGDFPVALTECLRCGLLCNDSLVVEKEERWTVQGDPTEGALLAAAAKGGLSDREINEKWPRLDSIPFESEHQYMATLHAAPEGGHVVYAKGSVEAMLERCRRVLSSDGEPANLDTGAILDAVEAMAARGLRVLAFARMELPEEKQKIFHEDVAEGMIFLGLQGMIDPPRAEAVEAVRNCHSAGIRVKMITGDHALTASAIAGQIGLAHAEKVVTGRELADMSDTELLETVEDVSVYARVAPEQKLRLVEALQANGHIVAMTGDGVNDAPALKRADIGVAMGITGTDVAKEAADMVLTDDNFASIEAAVEEGRGTFDNLTKFIVWTLPTNIGEGLVILAAVFLGTLLPILAVQILWINMTTAVLLGLMLVFEPKEWDIMDRPPRLPAEPILTPMLIRRMLMVGGLMVLGAFGLFKWELASGAEITEARTVAVNLFVMVELFYLFNCRSLTKSVFKIGFFSNPWIFGGCAVMVVLQILFTYVPVMNTAFQSAPIGIGSWIRILAVSILVMLIVGVEKRYTNRN
- the ablB gene encoding putative beta-lysine N-acetyltransferase; the encoded protein is MNSFVKNSLPDRIEKLPCGSVIQHGPYNERIYLLKVGGDATGLLPFVLVAMAKGYGYSKIFVKVPTGFSKKFSRAGYVEEASIPGLYNGSNTGTFMGYYLKEQRASEREAATLDAILHLAISRSESPVTPLDAKRFIIRSCTESDIDQMAAIYRTVFPTYPFPIHDPAYLLDTMRSHVAYFGVESDGKLVALSSAEMDKSAQNVEMTDFATLLQWQRSSLSLHLLARMEKEMKQEGIKTAYTIARAMSPGINVTFSRLGYAYGGRLKNNTNISAQIESMNVWYKKLS
- a CDS encoding TIGR00341 family protein — its product is MDGNLLKRMEYRINRRLRGMVPAVNQQEITKNIYGEVEISVGFFTILTLANLIALSGLLVNSAPVIIGAMLISPLMGPILSFGFAFITGDSFVWEKSLRKIIISVLLTVFVAALASYLSPLDEVTREISVRTTPNIFDLLIAFLSGTAGAAAICTKKNYLTIVPGVAIATAVIPPLSVTGFGIGNGYFAIASGAFFLFFTNFVAIVLSTCLVFYLYGFRPGLKDDEDARKLKRRLVLLSSVLLLISAPLVYTLSKGVSEIKLKKNIENSLKQEFNREKRSRLVTFQFFEGEERRLEIEAVVNTVDYMKENELEQAERNIGNILKRKALLHVEQVKVMPKGLIPPEVQTRTVMVPPKPSAEILREARNSILPVIRQASARAEDLLSPSKITDFSVAFQDKNSSVLLRLKIRRDSPLSNEELTWLEKFFSSSLNTPVRLSVETVPFVPVLFFDAKSVNLTESMKKELEPLKDAFGRNDRIHVVLETIAEANIPYKERIRLANERAAALAAFLSTECRVAPSQIRKNIAAKAAGRPAVKIVLTPAPESGS
- the ablA gene encoding lysine 2,3-aminomutase; the protein is MLTQSQHKILNEIDGSSVRNWKDWKWQLRHCIKDLDTFETLLDIRLPETLRRQFKLIVEKFPMSITPYYLSLIDTEDLENDPVFKQSFPAINELDVQSTDMSDPLHEDRDSPVPGLTHRYPDRVLLLISNTCAMYCRHCTRKRRVGDRDTIPSREQIMKGIEYIRDTPQVRDVLLSGGDPFLLSTDYLDWILIELKKIEHVEVIRIGTRTPAVLPYRITDELVEMLKKHHPLWINTHFNHPRELTASSRAALRKLADAGIPLGNQSVLLSGVNDCPRIMRSLVHKLVANRVRPYYLYQCDLSEGLSHFRTPVGKGIEILESLIGHTSGFCVPTYVIDAPAGGGKIPVMPNYLISWSTNKVVLRNYEGVITTYKEPDSYEPTFCDRNCKDCNLQLSLEDAGEFRAVGIEKLLADYDDTIALVPRNNDRHRRRG